In Fundulus heteroclitus isolate FHET01 chromosome 16, MU-UCD_Fhet_4.1, whole genome shotgun sequence, a single genomic region encodes these proteins:
- the pde4a gene encoding cAMP-specific 3',5'-cyclic phosphodiesterase 4B isoform X2 yields MVSSPAGSELAEMSQRKLTRQLRLWESPEGPPHVPSALTSPLSPDEQPRGHGGSSLFRRLKLNRSIEERRRSSHCIYSFDSENGPSSGRSPMDSQASPGLVLHPSFPQSQRRESFLYRSDSDYDTSPKTMSRNSSINSEGHAEDMIVTPFAQVLASLRTVRSNFTILANVTTPTNKRSPVTSQPTVPQATLSEETYQQMARETLEELDWCLDQLETIQTHRSVSEMASNKFKRMLNRELSHLSEMSRSGNQVSEYISTTFLDKQNEVEIPSPTQREREKPMCHISGVKKLTHSSSLSNSTMPRFGVKTEHEEALARELDDLNKWGLNIFQVAEFSNNRPLSCIMFAIFQERDLLKTFQIPVDTFVTYVMTLEDHYHANVAYHNSLHAADVTQSTHVLLSTPALDAVFTDLEILAALFAAAIHDVDHPGVSNQFLINTNSELALMYNDESVLENHHLAVGFKLLHEENCDIFQNLTKRQRQSLRKLVIDMVLATDMSKHMSLLADLKTMVETKKVTSSGVLMLDHYTDRIQVLRNMVHCADLSNPTKPLHVYRQWTERIMEEFFRQGDKERERGMEISPMCDKHTASVEKSQVGFIDYIVHPLWETWGDLVHPDAQEILDTLEDNRDWYQSTIPQSPSPPPVGQDKELNKCIDKFQFALTLEESSQNEQGHEGDETTPNHVAEDCTDMDKDDENEDKEDLMSEEKNEDTIEEEDEVAMEEEEEELKSRLVEEPEKERLYDTSPVEEEEDSSSQAEDT; encoded by the exons ATGGTCAGCAGCCCAGCGGGGTCAGAACTGGCAGAAATGAGTCAGAGGAAGCTGACCCGACAGCTGCGGCTGTGGGAGAGTCCTGAGGGCCCCCCTCACGTCCCCTCGGCTCTCACCTCACCTTTGTCGCCAGATGAGCAGCCACGTGGACACGGGGGGTCTTCTCTGTTTCGACGCTTGAAGCTGAACCGCAGCATCGAGGAGCGCAGACGCTCCTCTCACTGTATATACAG CTTCGATTCAGAAAATGGACCCTCATCAGGCCGCAGTCCCATGGATTCGCAGGCGAGTCCTGGGTTGGTGCTCCACCCTTCGTTTCCCCAGAGCCAACGCAGAGAGTCCTTCCTGTACCGCTCGGACTCAGACTATGACACATCTCCCAAAACCATGTCCCGCAACTCCTCCATCAACAGTGAGGG GCACGCCGAAGACATGATTGTCACCCCTTTTGCTCAG GTGTTGGCCAGCCTACGAACTGTAAGAAGCAACTTCACCATCCTCGCCAATGTCACAACACCCACTAACAA GAGGTCACCAGTGACGAGCCAACCCACTGTTCCCCAAGCTACACTCTCTG AGGAGACTTACCAGCAGATGGCTCGGgagactctggaggagctggactGGTGTCTGGACCAGCTGGAGACCATTCAGACCCACCGCTCAGTCAGTGAGATGGCTTCCAACAAG TTCAAGAGGATGTTAAACAGGGAGCTCTCCCATTTGTCAGAGATGAGTCGCTCAGGGAACCAAGTGTCAGAATACATCTCCACTACCTTTCTAG ATAAGCAAAACGAAGTGGAAATCCCATCTCCAActcagagggagagagagaagccCATGTGCCACATCAGCGGTGTGAAGAAGCTCACGCACAGTTCCAGCCTTTCCAACTCCACCATGCCTCGGTTTGGCGTGAAGACGGAGCACGAGGAAGCTTTAGCCAGG GAACTGGATGACTTGAACAAGTGGGGCCTTAATATCTTTCAAGTGGCAGAGTTCTCCAATAATCGACCCCTAAGCTGCATCATGTTTGCCATTTTCCag GAAAGAGATCTGCTGAAGACTTTTCAGATCCCTGTGGATACTTTTGTCACATATGTGATGACCCTGGAGGACCACTATCACGCCAATGTCGCCTACCACAACAGCCTTCATGCTGCTGATGTCACCCAGTCTACCCATGTACTGCTATCCACACCAGCTCTAGAT GCCGTATTCACAGACCTAGAGATATTAGCAGCTTTATTTGCCGCTGCCATTCACGATGTAGACCATCCAGGAGTGTCCAACCAGTTCCTCATAAACACAA ATTCAGAGCTGGCGCTAATGTATAATGATGAGTCTGTCTTGGAGAACCACCACCTGGCTGTGGGCTTTAAGCTGCTCCATGAGGAGAACTGTGACATCTTCCAGAACCTTACCAAAAGGCAGAGGCAGAGCCTGAGAAAACTTGTGATTGATATG GTTTTGGCTACAGATATGTCCAAACACATGAGTTTGCTGGCAGACCTCAAAACGATGGTGGAGACCAAGAAAGTGACAAGTTCTGGAGTTCTGATGCTCGACCACTACACCGACAGAATACAG GTACTGAGGAATATGGTGCACTGCGCAGACCTGAGCAATCCTACAAAGCCTCTGCACGTGTATCGGCAATGGACGGAGAGAATCATGGAGGAGTTCTTCAGACAAGGAGACAAGGAGAGGGAGCGAGGCATGGAGATCAGTCCCATGTGCGATAAACACACCGCATCCGTGGAAAAAAGTCAG GTGGGCTTCATTGACTACATTGTTCATCCACTATGGGAGACATGGGGAGACCTTGTCCATCCCGATGCCCAGGAGATCCTGGACACACTAGAGGACAACAGGGACTGGTACCAGAGCACTATCCCACAAAGCCCATCGCCACCTCCTGTGGGCCAGGACAAGGAGCTCAATAAATGCATTGACAAGTTTCAGTTTGCGCTCACCCTGGAGGAGAGCTCTCAGAACGAGCAGGGACACGAGGGCGACGAAACCACGCCAAACCACGTGGCAGAAGACTGCACCGACATGGACAAGGATGACGAAAACGAGGATAAGGAAGATCTGATGTCAGAGGAGAAGAACGAGGACACGATAGAGGAAGAGGATGAGGTGGCaatggaggaagaggaagaagagctgaAATCTCGGTTAGTCGAGGAGCCAGAAAAGGAAAGACTTTATGACACAAGTCCTgtagaagaagaggaagattcTTCTTCTCAAGCTGAAGATACATGA
- the pde4a gene encoding cAMP-specific 3',5'-cyclic phosphodiesterase 4C isoform X3, with protein sequence MGVVEAIDPVPSQCPSPVPGGYRLPRSSSYSPLQGRPGAELDLSAADGGVREGGGTAAERRTPLVDLFCETCTRPWLIGWWDQFKRMLNRELSHLSEMSRSGNQVSEYISTTFLDKQNEVEIPSPTQREREKPMCHISGVKKLTHSSSLSNSTMPRFGVKTEHEEALARELDDLNKWGLNIFQVAEFSNNRPLSCIMFAIFQERDLLKTFQIPVDTFVTYVMTLEDHYHANVAYHNSLHAADVTQSTHVLLSTPALDAVFTDLEILAALFAAAIHDVDHPGVSNQFLINTNSELALMYNDESVLENHHLAVGFKLLHEENCDIFQNLTKRQRQSLRKLVIDMVLATDMSKHMSLLADLKTMVETKKVTSSGVLMLDHYTDRIQVLRNMVHCADLSNPTKPLHVYRQWTERIMEEFFRQGDKERERGMEISPMCDKHTASVEKSQVGFIDYIVHPLWETWGDLVHPDAQEILDTLEDNRDWYQSTIPQSPSPPPVGQDKELNKCIDKFQFALTLEESSQNEQGHEGDETTPNHVAEDCTDMDKDDENEDKEDLMSEEKNEDTIEEEDEVAMEEEEEELKSRLVEEPEKERLYDTSPVEEEEDSSSQAEDT encoded by the exons ATGGGTGTGGTGGAGGCCATCGACCCGGTGCCGTCTCAGTGCCCCTCGCCTGTACCAGGGGGCTACAGGCTGCCCCGTTCCTCCAGCTACAGTCCTCTGCAGGGGAGGCCGGGGGCAGAgctggaccttagtgcagccgACGGAGGCGTGAGGGAGGGAGGCGGGACAGCGGCCGAACGCAGGACGCCCTTAGTGGACCTGTTCTGCGAGACCTGCACAAGGCCCTGGCTCATCGGGTGGTGGGACCAG TTCAAGAGGATGTTAAACAGGGAGCTCTCCCATTTGTCAGAGATGAGTCGCTCAGGGAACCAAGTGTCAGAATACATCTCCACTACCTTTCTAG ATAAGCAAAACGAAGTGGAAATCCCATCTCCAActcagagggagagagagaagccCATGTGCCACATCAGCGGTGTGAAGAAGCTCACGCACAGTTCCAGCCTTTCCAACTCCACCATGCCTCGGTTTGGCGTGAAGACGGAGCACGAGGAAGCTTTAGCCAGG GAACTGGATGACTTGAACAAGTGGGGCCTTAATATCTTTCAAGTGGCAGAGTTCTCCAATAATCGACCCCTAAGCTGCATCATGTTTGCCATTTTCCag GAAAGAGATCTGCTGAAGACTTTTCAGATCCCTGTGGATACTTTTGTCACATATGTGATGACCCTGGAGGACCACTATCACGCCAATGTCGCCTACCACAACAGCCTTCATGCTGCTGATGTCACCCAGTCTACCCATGTACTGCTATCCACACCAGCTCTAGAT GCCGTATTCACAGACCTAGAGATATTAGCAGCTTTATTTGCCGCTGCCATTCACGATGTAGACCATCCAGGAGTGTCCAACCAGTTCCTCATAAACACAA ATTCAGAGCTGGCGCTAATGTATAATGATGAGTCTGTCTTGGAGAACCACCACCTGGCTGTGGGCTTTAAGCTGCTCCATGAGGAGAACTGTGACATCTTCCAGAACCTTACCAAAAGGCAGAGGCAGAGCCTGAGAAAACTTGTGATTGATATG GTTTTGGCTACAGATATGTCCAAACACATGAGTTTGCTGGCAGACCTCAAAACGATGGTGGAGACCAAGAAAGTGACAAGTTCTGGAGTTCTGATGCTCGACCACTACACCGACAGAATACAG GTACTGAGGAATATGGTGCACTGCGCAGACCTGAGCAATCCTACAAAGCCTCTGCACGTGTATCGGCAATGGACGGAGAGAATCATGGAGGAGTTCTTCAGACAAGGAGACAAGGAGAGGGAGCGAGGCATGGAGATCAGTCCCATGTGCGATAAACACACCGCATCCGTGGAAAAAAGTCAG GTGGGCTTCATTGACTACATTGTTCATCCACTATGGGAGACATGGGGAGACCTTGTCCATCCCGATGCCCAGGAGATCCTGGACACACTAGAGGACAACAGGGACTGGTACCAGAGCACTATCCCACAAAGCCCATCGCCACCTCCTGTGGGCCAGGACAAGGAGCTCAATAAATGCATTGACAAGTTTCAGTTTGCGCTCACCCTGGAGGAGAGCTCTCAGAACGAGCAGGGACACGAGGGCGACGAAACCACGCCAAACCACGTGGCAGAAGACTGCACCGACATGGACAAGGATGACGAAAACGAGGATAAGGAAGATCTGATGTCAGAGGAGAAGAACGAGGACACGATAGAGGAAGAGGATGAGGTGGCaatggaggaagaggaagaagagctgaAATCTCGGTTAGTCGAGGAGCCAGAAAAGGAAAGACTTTATGACACAAGTCCTgtagaagaagaggaagattcTTCTTCTCAAGCTGAAGATACATGA